One segment of Gopherus evgoodei ecotype Sinaloan lineage unplaced genomic scaffold, rGopEvg1_v1.p scaffold_109_arrow_ctg1, whole genome shotgun sequence DNA contains the following:
- the LOC115639718 gene encoding olfactory receptor 6N1-like yields the protein MAGTDWRNHTTVIELILLGFGDLPDLDFFLFLMFLVIYMATVAGNTLITVLVVTDQHLHTPMYFFLGNLSYLEICYISTILPRLLASLLTGDRTISVSGCITQLYFSASLAATECYLLAAMSYDRYLAICKPLHYLTLMNNRFCLRLAAGSWLNGNLATTIFLLFISQLIFCGPNEIDHFYCDPILLMELSCSDTQLSKLVNHILVSIFTLPPFLLTTTSYVCISATILRIPSTTGRQKAFYTCSSHLTVVTIFYGTIIIVYMLPKHDTLRDLKKVLSLCFTVLTPLVNPLIYSLRNREVKEALSKAVSKYGFHKNMQRL from the coding sequence ATGGCAGGCACAGATTGGAGAAACCACACGACCGTCATAGAATTAATCCTCTTGGGATTCGGGGATCTCCCTGaccttgatttttttctctttttaatgttCCTAGTGATCTACATGGCAACCGTGGCTGGGAATACTCTCATTACAGTGCTTGTTGTGacagatcagcaccttcacacccccatgtacttttttCTGGGCAACTTGTCCTACTTGGAGATCTGTTACATCTCCACCATCCTACCCAGGTTACTGGCCAGTCTgctgactggggacagaaccatcTCAGTCAGTGGTTGCATCACACAACTGTATTTCTCTGCCTCTCTGGCAGCTACGGAATGCTATCTCCTAGCAGCAATGTcctatgatcggtatttagcaataTGTAAACCCCTGCACTATTTAACCCTAATGAATAACAGGTTTTGCCTCCGGTTGGCTGCTGGGTCATGGTTAAATGGTAACTTGGCCACTACCATCTTTTTATTATTCATATCACAGTTAATATTCTGTGGCCCAaatgaaattgatcatttctATTGTGATCCCATACTACTGATggaactctcctgcagtgacacacaACTGAGCAAATTGGTGAATCACATATTAGTCTCCATATTCACCCTGCCTCCATTCCTACTAACCACAACGTCCTATGTGTGTATCAGCGCCACCATCCtaagaatcccttccaccaccgGGAGACAAAAGGCCTTTTACACCTGCTCCTCTCATCTCactgtggtgacaattttctatggaacCATAATCATTGTCTACATGCTACCGAAGCATGATACACTCAGAGATCTGAAGAAAGTGCTCTCTCTTTGCTTCACGGTCCTAACTCCCCTGGTAAACCcactcatctacagcctgagaaacagagaggtcaaggaagcCTTGAGCAAAGCAGTCAGTAAATATGGCTTTCACAAAAACATGCAGAGACTATGA